The following proteins come from a genomic window of Triticum aestivum cultivar Chinese Spring chromosome 6A, IWGSC CS RefSeq v2.1, whole genome shotgun sequence:
- the LOC123129989 gene encoding 3-ketoacyl-CoA synthase 6-like — MGVRLSDMLISPSHLKHSFEIIVNNFLLLVATPAMALVVLRKAAQLGPGEILSRLHGLWQVHVSLAVFLPFALATLYLMSRPRSVYLVDYACCRPKSSCRVSIASATENARFSLDDGGHQFMARMLKRSGLGDQTYVHPSLHYIPPRSSLSSCSDEAEQVIFAAVDDLLAKTGISPEAIDILVTNCTTFNPTPSLADTIVNRYKLRADIRSVHISGMGCSAGVISLEVARNLLHAAPRGARALMVSTESTSLVNYTGKNRAMLLPAALFRMGAAAVLLSTSTSMSRFRLTHIVRTITAAQDRAYRCAYQEEDDVGEMGINLSKELVAVAGDTLQANIVGMGSLVLPPSEKLLFALSFVALKVFNKKMKLYVPDFRTAFQHFCIHCGGRAVIDAVQTTLRLSDENIEPSRMTLHRFGNTSSSSLWYELAYIEAKRRMCKGDRVWMVGFGSGFKCNSAVWQCIRPASNTDIGTPWADSIHMYPLNISRK, encoded by the coding sequence ATGGGTGTGCGCCTCAGCGACATGCTCATCTCACCATCCCATCTCAAACACTCGTTCGAGATCATCGTGaacaacttcctcctcctcgtcgccacaCCGGCCATGGCCCTCGTCGTTCTTCGTAAAGCCGCGCAGCTCGGACCCGGCGAGATCCTCTCCCGCCTCCATGGCTTGTGGCAGGTTCACGTTTCGCTGGCAGTGTTCCTTCCATTCGCCTTGGCCACCCTCTACCTCATGAGTCGCCCTCGCAGCGTCTACCTCGTCGACTACGCTTGCTGCCGGCCTAAATCCAGTTGCCGCGTATCCATAGCCTCCGCCACCGAGAATGCTCGCTTTTCGCTCGATGATGGCGGTCACCAGTTCATGGCGCGCATGCTCAAGCGCTCGGGCCTCGGTGACCAGACTTACGTCCACCCTTCGTTGCACTACATTCCGCCGCGCTCCAGCTTAAGTTCATGCAGTGACGAAGCGGAGCAGGTCATCTTTGCGGCCGTCGACGACCTGCTCGCCAAGACGGGCATAAGTCCTGAGGCGATCGACATACTCGTCACCAACTGCACCACCTTCAACCCAACGCCGAGCTTGGCTGACACCATCGTGAACAGGTACAAGCTCAGAGCCGACATCCGGAGCGTGCACATCTCCGGCATGGGGTGCAGCGCCGGGGTGATCTCCTTGGAGGTGGCGAGGAACCTCCTGCACGCGGCGCCCCGTGGCGCGCGCGCCCTAATGGTGTCCACGGAGTCCACCTCGCTGGTCAACTATACGGGGAAGAACCGCGCGATGCTGCTGCCTGCCGCCTTGTTCCGCATGGGAGCGGCTGCGGTGCTGCTGTCGACGTCCACATCCATGTCCCGGTTCCGGCTCACGCACATCGTGCGGACGATCACCGCCGCGCAAGACAGAGCGTACCGGTGCGCGTACCAAGAAGAGGACGACGTGGGGGAGATGGGAATAAACCTGTCCAAGGAGCTCGTGGCTGTCGCCGGCGACACGCTTCAGGCCAACATCGTCGGAATGGGGTCCCTCGTACTCCCACCATCGGAGAAGCTGCTCTTTGCGCTCTCGTTCGTTGCACTTAAGGTTTTCAACAAGAAGATGAAGCTATACGTCCCCGATTTCCGCACGGCCTTCCAGCACTTTTGCATCCATTGTGGTGGCCGGGCTGTGATCGACGCGGTGCAAACTACCTTACGCTTATCGGATGAGAATATTGAGCCATCGCGGATGACGCTGCACCGGTTCGGGAACACATCTAGCAGTTCGTTATGGTACGAGCTTGCATACATCGAGGCGAAGAGACGGATGTGCAAGGGCGACCGGGTGTGGATGGTTGGGTTCGGTTCTGGGTTCAAGTGCAACAGCGCCGTGTGGCAGTGCATCAGGCCGGCCAGCAACACCGATATTGGCACGCCTTGGGCTGATTCTATCCATATGTATCCGTTGAACATCTCTCGAAAGTAA